The nucleotide sequence CGGCATCTTTATGATCGGCTAAAACATACGCCAGAATCCCGCGGGTTTCGTGATCAATCGCATGCCATAACTAGCGTTGCTGTCGTTTTGACTGCACAAAACTTCAGATATGATCGAGTTCCGCAGTGGAATCTTCCCACTGCCACAGTTCCACCGTCGTTCGCGCTGGGTCGAGTTGCTCCATGAGCCGTTCATTCACTGCTTGGAGGTAACGCTTTCGAAGCAAAGAACTAGCTCCAGAAGCATTGGCAAACTCCGCCGAACAACAGCTCTAATTGATTGTGCCCAGTTCCACAGGTCTAGCAAACCACCTCCAGAAATATCCATTCCTTTCCCTGAAAAATCTTAAGTAATCAATTTCCGGTAGTCCTATTCAGGTAAGGATGCGTTGTAATGGTGAACGAAGTACCAGATCGCCACAATGTGATTTTCGAGCTTCTTTGAGAACGAGAGCGTCTTTCGCACAAGCCTCGATACTCGCTGCCTCAGGGTACAGTTGAATCGCTCAATGTGATTAGTCTGCCCACTTTCTTTGCCGACGGCTCGATGTCGCTTGCTGGGTAACACCGTTTCGTAGGCTTCCCAGAAGTCGCTGTAGCACACCGCACACTGACGATAGACCGATGGCAAAGATCGCCACAGCGCCCGAGCCCCTTGACGACTGCGGTCGCCAATATAAACACCCACAATCTCACGGGTGTCTCGGTCAATCGCGAGCCAAATCCACTGCTTGTTATCCTTGCTACTCACAAACGACCACATCTCGTCACATTCGATGGTTAAGCGTCTTTTTTTCACTTTGACCTTCACCTGATACGAAATGAGTATTGAGAAGCTACGGATAAAGGAGTTGCTTTGGTCGGATGCCGGCAACTTCGAATGCCTCCATGAGAAAATCGCGTTGTGTGAGGGATCTCAAACCGCTGTGCGTCAGTTGCCGAATGTGGTGGGATATGGCTTGCTGCAACTCCTCAAGGTCAAACCAATAGCGATTAGCGAGTTGGGCTTTCAGGTAAGCCCAGAGTTGCTCAATCGGATTGAGTTCTGGACAATAAGCGGGTTGAAACAGGAGTGCGACATTATTTGGCTTGTCGAGCTTGGGCGTGCGATGCACGGAACTGCGGTCAAGTTGGATGATGTGCATATCATCGGGATACTGTTGGGCAAAGCATTGCAAGACTTGGCCGAAACAGGGATGGTCGAGATGGGAGAACTCCCAGAAGCACGACTCCCCGGTCAGTGGTTCGACTAGACCATAGAGCCAGACCCACTTAAATCGCCAATGTTGCACCGCAACGGGTTCGACGCCCTTCGCAGTAATTCGCCTGCGGCTAATGGGTTTGAGCCCAAACCGACTTTCATCCTCAACCCAATCGCGGAGATGCAGGTCCGGTGCCACGCCCACCGCCAGACTCAGACGATGGGCTAACTGCTTTGGGAAGTCTTCCAGTGCTGTTGGATCTTGCAAGGCATGACTGGGACGGGGGCGTTTCAGCTTGGCTTTCCAGCGACGGCGGACTAAGTCATACAC is from Romeriopsis navalis LEGE 11480 and encodes:
- a CDS encoding IS630 family transposase: MSGVSKIEIHEDSATLLSLMKQQKQLGKHERVQALYLLKSGEANSILHVARILGHNRITVQRWLCEYRQGGLEYLLSPRAHGGRQALIPPEVQAALRQRLKQPRGFVTYQDVVDWLATEYGITVNYWVVYDLVRRRWKAKLKRPRPSHALQDPTALEDFPKQLAHRLSLAVGVAPDLHLRDWVEDESRFGLKPISRRRITAKGVEPVAVQHWRFKWVWLYGLVEPLTGESCFWEFSHLDHPCFGQVLQCFAQQYPDDMHIIQLDRSSVHRTPKLDKPNNVALLFQPAYCPELNPIEQLWAYLKAQLANRYWFDLEELQQAISHHIRQLTHSGLRSLTQRDFLMEAFEVAGIRPKQLLYP